The Cryobacterium arcticum genome includes a region encoding these proteins:
- a CDS encoding helix-turn-helix domain-containing protein, with protein sequence MEEISAAPTWPDSMLHAYGQMLSVTEVARALNLEERNVRNLLTSSDPTMRMPGVKIGKSWRIARDQLRTYLLVHHNEDATLTSPTAQRGTL encoded by the coding sequence GTGGAAGAGATCTCAGCGGCGCCGACCTGGCCGGATTCGATGCTGCACGCCTATGGCCAAATGCTCAGCGTCACCGAGGTCGCTCGAGCTCTCAATCTTGAAGAGCGCAACGTACGCAATCTCCTGACCAGTAGCGATCCGACCATGCGGATGCCGGGCGTGAAGATCGGCAAAAGCTGGCGAATCGCGCGGGATCAACTCCGGACGTATCTGCTCGTTCACCACAACGAAGACGCCACGCTCACCTCACCGACCGCCCAGAGAGGCACCCTATGA
- a CDS encoding MinD/ParA family ATP-binding protein, whose translation MTGTALEMGRPVRLTTRDSLGEQLLAVHPDGHVESLTDLDATAAVVVTPPRHRDLETANPLPAGPLAATAAAPRPTLNDFLQSRPPAKVGPATMGWQGNLRRLTSGLVSLSPSTFELGHRDAIERVQRSLRGPRTVVVINPKGGAHKTTATLLLAATFGTHRGGSTLAWDNNETRGTLGWRAQPARHQNTAVDLLRDLDRFNDVRNAQLGDLDNYVRAQGSTQFDVLASDEDARASSTIDDQAFTELHTTLSRFYRVIVVDTGNNMRASNWEAALAAADQVVIVSTIREDTAASAAWLVDGLHEKGHAEKVRNAVTVLAAPSKVADAQLNRRLHGHFASLTRAVLDVPHDPALVDGGTLNFDALSPVTREAWLQVTATVADGL comes from the coding sequence GTGACCGGGACGGCACTTGAGATGGGGCGCCCGGTGCGCCTGACCACCCGTGACTCGCTGGGCGAACAGCTTCTCGCTGTCCACCCTGACGGTCACGTTGAATCCCTCACCGACTTGGACGCAACCGCGGCCGTGGTCGTCACGCCGCCACGGCACCGGGATCTCGAGACCGCCAATCCGCTGCCTGCAGGCCCGCTCGCTGCGACGGCCGCAGCGCCGCGGCCGACGTTGAACGATTTCCTGCAGTCACGGCCGCCCGCCAAGGTGGGACCGGCCACCATGGGGTGGCAGGGCAACCTTCGCCGCCTCACGAGCGGCCTCGTTTCCCTCTCGCCGAGCACCTTCGAACTGGGCCACAGGGACGCGATCGAACGGGTTCAACGCTCACTTCGCGGGCCACGCACCGTGGTGGTGATCAACCCGAAAGGTGGCGCGCACAAGACCACAGCGACGCTGCTCCTCGCAGCGACCTTCGGCACGCACCGCGGCGGATCCACGCTCGCCTGGGACAACAACGAAACTCGCGGCACCCTCGGTTGGCGGGCACAGCCGGCCCGGCACCAGAACACTGCCGTGGATCTGCTGCGCGATCTGGACCGGTTCAACGATGTGCGCAACGCACAACTGGGCGACTTGGACAATTACGTGCGCGCCCAGGGCTCGACCCAGTTCGACGTCCTGGCCTCCGATGAGGACGCCCGCGCGTCATCGACTATCGACGACCAAGCGTTCACCGAGCTGCACACGACGCTCAGCCGTTTTTACCGGGTGATCGTCGTGGACACGGGCAACAACATGCGTGCCTCCAACTGGGAGGCCGCCCTGGCCGCAGCCGACCAGGTCGTGATCGTCTCAACCATCCGTGAAGACACCGCCGCCAGCGCGGCGTGGCTCGTCGACGGGCTGCACGAGAAAGGCCACGCCGAGAAAGTTCGTAACGCCGTGACCGTCCTCGCCGCCCCGTCGAAAGTCGCTGACGCGCAACTGAACCGGCGTCTGCACGGCCACTTCGCCTCACTGACCCGCGCCGTGCTGGACGTGCCCCACGACCCCGCCCTCGTCGACGGCGGCACGCTGAACTTCGACGCCCTCTCCCCCGTCACCCGCGAAGCCTGGCTGCAGGTCACCGCAACCGTCGCGGACGGCCTATGA